In the genome of Desulfovibrio sp. Huiquan2017, the window CTACAACTCCGACCAGCGCCTGATCATCGACTCCGAGTATCAGGCCATGGCTTCGGAAATCACCCGTATCGCCAACTCCACGGACTTCAACGGCATCTACCTGCTCAACGGCAACCTGTCCGGCGCGACCCACGACGGTTCCGGAGTCAAGGCCTCGGGCAAGCTGAAGGTCCACTTCGGTACCGGCAACGATTGCTCCGAAGACTACTACTACATCCAGATCGGCACGGCCACGGCCTCCTCTCTGGGTGTCGGCTACGGCGCAACCGGCAGCGCGGGACGCTCCATCTCCACTCAGGAGCTGGCGCAGCAGGCCCTGGAGGTCCTGGACAAGGCCATCATCTCCAAGGATAAGATCCGCGCCAACCTCGGAGCCCTGCAGAACCGCCTGGAAAACACCGTTACCGTTCTGGAAGTCCAGGCCGAGAACATCCAGGCCGCCGAATCCCGCATCTCCGACGTCGATG includes:
- a CDS encoding flagellin; amino-acid sequence: MSLVINHNLMAMNASRNLGVSYGNLETSTRRLSSGLRITQSSDDAAGLAVRELMRSDVKSLQQGIRNANDGISLIQTADGALGVIDEKLIRMKELAMQASTGTYNSDQRLIIDSEYQAMASEITRIANSTDFNGIYLLNGNLSGATHDGSGVKASGKLKVHFGTGNDCSEDYYYIQIGTATASSLGVGYGATGSAGRSISTQELAQQALEVLDKAIISKDKIRANLGALQNRLENTVTVLEVQAENIQAAESRISDVDVATEMTEFVRNQILTQSGISMLAQANSMPRMALSLLG